In a single window of the Chondrocystis sp. NIES-4102 genome:
- a CDS encoding HlyD family secretion protein: MSYSESPITISNGRSKATLRILIVDNQGDSSQHLGRLLLSEPNITVVGVAKNILETFEIIPKVTPDVVIIDIDVPAINSYNLIRRINNNFPKIKIIVLTEENQSNQINQALSLGAKGFILKNCQIEEIRNTLYTLTCDHSDDTKLQLPVEQDPEPVTAISKYNSSALAVVPVTNNNLPVLVAEREDWSGATKDLLDALPRLWTRGLLYFLIISTGIIVPWSVLTKVDETGTARGRLEPKDQVIRLDAPVAGKIAEINVKEGDVVKKGAILAQLGSEVANTELEQLQAKVSGLQTRLGQLELMKSQSLTTLDTKEQETQSRLQEKESQIKQAQQNFDTLQALYESQKGEKQAQIEQAKQEINSSIAARKEAEVALTGAQEKAKRYQLAFKQGVIAQDRFLDVQQEAKQNQERLAQATSALEQAKLRLKEQENSYQNLIKKSAAEIEQAKLRLEEQQSSDQTLASSGKLEQLQTKEGIQEIESQITTVTSEIAQTEKEIQSSKFELKQRELIAPGDGTVFHILAKGKGTVVQPGERMIEIAPKNSTLILKAQIPPTDSGFIKQGMPVKIKFDAYPFQDYGVNEGTLISISPDSKVTETSQGQVESYEIKVALDQPYIIDQGKRIALTPGQTATAEIIIRQRRVIDFFLDPFRKLQKDGIKL; encoded by the coding sequence ATGTCCTATTCAGAATCACCCATCACCATCTCCAACGGCAGAAGTAAAGCAACTCTGCGTATTTTAATTGTTGATAATCAAGGTGATAGCAGTCAACACTTAGGCAGATTACTACTATCTGAGCCTAACATCACAGTTGTTGGCGTTGCTAAAAATATTCTAGAAACATTTGAAATTATTCCGAAAGTTACACCTGATGTGGTAATCATTGATATAGATGTACCAGCAATTAATAGTTACAACCTAATTAGGAGAATTAATAATAATTTTCCCAAAATAAAAATAATTGTTTTAACCGAGGAGAATCAATCAAACCAAATCAATCAAGCCTTAAGTTTAGGTGCAAAGGGATTTATCTTAAAAAATTGCCAAATAGAAGAGATTAGAAATACCCTTTATACCCTAACTTGTGATCATAGCGACGACACTAAGTTACAATTACCCGTCGAGCAAGATCCAGAACCAGTAACCGCCATTTCTAAATATAATTCCAGTGCCTTAGCCGTAGTTCCAGTCACTAATAATAATTTACCTGTTCTGGTTGCCGAACGAGAAGATTGGTCTGGGGCGACTAAAGACTTGCTTGATGCTTTACCCAGACTTTGGACTAGAGGTTTACTATATTTTCTAATTATTAGCACGGGAATTATTGTACCCTGGTCGGTGCTGACTAAGGTAGATGAAACAGGGACAGCACGGGGGAGATTAGAACCAAAAGACCAAGTAATCCGTTTAGATGCTCCTGTAGCAGGAAAAATCGCCGAGATTAATGTCAAAGAAGGGGATGTAGTCAAAAAAGGGGCGATCTTGGCTCAATTAGGGTCGGAAGTAGCTAATACAGAATTAGAACAGTTACAAGCAAAAGTTTCAGGTTTACAAACAAGATTGGGTCAGCTAGAACTGATGAAAAGCCAGTCCCTAACTACTTTAGATACCAAAGAACAAGAAACCCAATCTCGACTACAGGAAAAAGAATCTCAAATCAAACAAGCACAGCAGAATTTCGATACCCTCCAGGCTCTTTATGAATCACAAAAAGGCGAAAAACAAGCCCAAATAGAACAAGCAAAACAAGAAATAAATTCCAGTATTGCAGCACGTAAAGAAGCAGAAGTAGCATTAACAGGAGCGCAAGAAAAAGCTAAACGCTATCAACTGGCTTTTAAACAAGGAGTAATTGCTCAAGATCGTTTTTTAGATGTACAACAAGAAGCCAAACAAAATCAAGAACGTCTAGCTCAAGCCACATCAGCCCTAGAACAAGCTAAATTAAGACTAAAAGAGCAAGAAAATAGCTATCAAAATTTAATTAAAAAATCAGCAGCAGAAATAGAACAAGCAAAACTGAGATTAGAAGAACAACAAAGTAGCGATCAAACCCTAGCAAGTTCTGGGAAGCTAGAACAACTGCAAACCAAGGAAGGAATTCAAGAGATAGAATCCCAAATAACTACTGTAACTTCAGAAATTGCTCAAACAGAAAAAGAGATACAGTCAAGTAAGTTTGAATTAAAGCAGCGAGAATTAATTGCACCTGGGGATGGAACAGTATTTCATATACTAGCAAAAGGAAAAGGTACAGTAGTTCAACCAGGGGAAAGAATGATTGAAATAGCCCCCAAAAACTCCACTCTAATTCTTAAGGCGCAGATTCCCCCTACCGATAGTGGATTTATTAAACAGGGAATGCCAGTTAAAATTAAATTTGATGCTTATCCTTTTCAAGATTATGGGGTGAACGAAGGTACATTAATCTCCATTTCTCCCGACTCTAAAGTGACCGAAACAAGCCAAGGACAAGTAGAAAGTTATGAAATTAAAGTCGCATTAGATCAACCCTACATTATAGATCAGGGTAAACGTATTGCTTTAACTCCAGGTCAAACCGCCACCGCCGAAATAATTATTCGTCAACGACGGGTGATAGACTTCTTCCTCGATCCTTTCCGTAAATTGCAGAAAGATGGCATAAAACTTTAA
- a CDS encoding cyclic nucleotide-regulated ABC bacteriocin/lantibiotic exporter translates to MYTEAALQKQLKQQLEQTLGKQLSPSELQQYLSEIKVVLPPTGKQFWQSSQSTPGICLILAGKVRLFDTNGHLLTSLEAGTSFGELTLFPEESFRPYIARASFQLQLGFIPATLLQQFIAKDFKLKEHLKQQALFQELLILCRQTSELKNINIEKLKPIIPLLQPHYLQPGDLVATSLSEQYLWLVRSGELEAANQQKLSSGSIYYPLQSPTTQFWQVNQPTELYSLSYEDSHIIQTPSVYTAKKTDNALLPVKIEPKAVDIPQPAVKKKPENYFPNPQQKVGHLWQRISKRYPYYAQQSVSDCGAACLIMIGQYWGRNFSLNRLRDLANVNRNGSTLRGLAYAAETIGFVTRPVKATLDRLGEQQLPAIAHWDNNHYIVVYEINKKQVIVGDPAEGQKILTHREFQAKWTGYALLLEPTNWLDEGKGSSFPVWRFLELLKPHSIALTEIMTASIVIQLFGLVTPLLTQLLLDRVVVQRSSLTLMAVGMGLLIFGLFQVAITGLRQYLLDHVSQKVNVSLIVGFVRHSFKLPLSFFESRYVGDIVARLQENQKIQNFLTGEALSIFLDFLTIFVYVGLMFWYSWKMALLALVIVPPFFLLALFATPFLQKISRDIFTASAKEQSYIIEAFSGIATVKSMAIEHRVRWRWEEFLKGAVKKEFSGQVIGNGVQVASSTIQVLASTAVLWFGAWQVIQEELTIGQLIAFNMLLGNVINPFQRLAILWNQLQEVIISVERINDVLEAEPEEDWQTNPRELLPSIQGDIHFQSVSFRYHPDDQANILENLNFEVKAGQTVALVGRSGSGKSTIAKLILGLYSPTEGKISIDGSDLANIVSASLRQQVGVVDQANFLFGGTIRENISVKHPDASIEEIREAAEQAGADEFIQKLPLKYETLVGERGGTLSGGQCQRLAIARALLGNPRLLILDEATSSLDAESERIIQRNLNTIIRDRTTIIIAHRLSTIRQADLILVLDKGVLVEKGTHTELMNKQGHYFYLNQQQLAVSQQV, encoded by the coding sequence ATGTATACAGAAGCTGCACTTCAAAAACAGTTAAAACAACAACTAGAACAAACACTTGGCAAACAACTTTCCCCAAGCGAATTACAACAATATCTATCAGAAATAAAGGTAGTACTTCCCCCCACAGGGAAACAATTTTGGCAATCAAGCCAATCAACCCCTGGTATTTGCCTAATATTAGCAGGAAAAGTTCGATTATTTGATACTAATGGACATCTACTTACTTCCCTAGAAGCAGGAACATCCTTTGGAGAATTAACCCTTTTCCCAGAAGAATCTTTTCGTCCTTACATAGCTAGAGCCTCCTTTCAATTACAACTAGGTTTTATTCCTGCAACATTATTACAGCAATTTATTGCTAAAGACTTCAAGCTAAAAGAGCATTTAAAACAACAAGCATTATTTCAAGAATTACTAATACTTTGTCGCCAAACTTCAGAACTTAAAAATATCAACATAGAAAAACTTAAGCCAATTATACCGTTACTACAACCTCATTACCTACAGCCAGGGGATCTAGTAGCGACTTCCTTATCAGAGCAATACCTGTGGTTGGTTAGATCTGGAGAATTAGAAGCTGCCAACCAACAAAAACTTAGTTCAGGAAGTATTTACTATCCATTACAATCACCAACAACACAATTTTGGCAGGTAAATCAACCGACTGAGCTATATAGCTTAAGTTATGAAGATAGCCACATAATACAGACACCTTCGGTGTATACGGCAAAGAAAACAGACAATGCCTTATTGCCAGTTAAGATAGAACCGAAAGCTGTAGATATCCCCCAACCAGCAGTCAAAAAAAAACCAGAAAACTACTTCCCAAACCCGCAGCAAAAAGTTGGGCATTTATGGCAAAGAATTAGTAAACGTTATCCCTATTATGCGCAACAAAGCGTTAGTGATTGCGGTGCTGCTTGCCTAATAATGATTGGACAATATTGGGGAAGAAATTTTAGTTTAAATCGTTTAAGAGACTTAGCAAATGTTAATCGTAATGGTTCAACCCTTAGAGGATTGGCATACGCAGCCGAGACTATTGGTTTTGTAACACGCCCAGTCAAAGCCACATTAGACCGTTTGGGAGAACAACAATTACCAGCGATCGCTCATTGGGATAATAATCACTATATAGTAGTGTACGAAATCAATAAAAAACAGGTAATTGTAGGCGATCCTGCGGAAGGACAAAAAATACTAACTCACCGTGAATTTCAGGCAAAATGGACAGGTTATGCCCTACTATTAGAACCGACAAATTGGCTAGATGAAGGGAAAGGATCTAGTTTTCCTGTATGGCGATTTCTAGAACTCCTAAAGCCTCATTCCATCGCCCTGACGGAAATCATGACTGCTTCGATTGTCATTCAGCTATTTGGTTTAGTAACCCCTCTACTTACCCAACTACTATTAGATAGGGTGGTTGTACAGCGTAGTAGTCTTACCCTGATGGCGGTGGGGATGGGATTACTAATTTTTGGACTGTTTCAAGTGGCAATTACGGGATTACGTCAATATCTCTTAGATCATGTATCCCAAAAAGTTAACGTCTCCTTAATTGTGGGTTTTGTTCGCCATAGTTTTAAATTACCCCTAAGCTTTTTTGAATCGCGTTATGTAGGAGATATCGTTGCACGTCTACAGGAAAACCAGAAAATACAAAACTTTTTAACTGGAGAAGCACTATCCATTTTTCTCGACTTTTTAACCATTTTTGTTTATGTCGGGTTAATGTTTTGGTATAGCTGGAAAATGGCTTTACTAGCATTAGTAATTGTTCCCCCGTTTTTCCTCTTGGCTTTATTTGCGACTCCCTTTCTACAAAAAATCTCACGGGATATCTTTACAGCTTCAGCTAAAGAACAAAGTTATATAATTGAAGCGTTTTCAGGTATTGCTACAGTTAAATCGATGGCAATTGAACATCGAGTACGCTGGCGATGGGAAGAATTCCTTAAAGGTGCAGTAAAAAAAGAATTTAGCGGACAAGTAATAGGGAATGGAGTACAAGTAGCAAGTTCTACAATTCAGGTGCTAGCAAGTACCGCAGTTCTATGGTTTGGAGCTTGGCAAGTAATACAAGAAGAATTAACCATAGGACAATTAATTGCTTTTAATATGCTATTGGGAAATGTGATTAATCCTTTTCAACGTTTAGCTATTCTTTGGAATCAATTACAAGAAGTGATCATTTCCGTAGAACGAATTAATGATGTATTAGAAGCAGAACCAGAAGAAGATTGGCAGACAAATCCTAGAGAGTTATTACCTTCAATACAAGGAGATATTCATTTTCAGTCCGTCAGTTTCCGCTATCATCCAGACGATCAAGCCAATATCTTAGAAAATCTCAATTTTGAAGTTAAAGCAGGACAAACAGTAGCACTCGTTGGACGCAGTGGTTCAGGGAAAAGCACCATTGCTAAATTAATCCTAGGTTTATACTCACCGACAGAAGGGAAAATATCTATTGATGGTAGTGATTTAGCTAATATAGTTTCCGCCTCCTTACGCCAACAGGTGGGAGTGGTAGATCAGGCAAACTTTCTGTTTGGGGGAACAATTCGCGAAAACATCAGTGTCAAACATCCAGATGCCAGTATCGAAGAAATTAGAGAAGCAGCCGAACAAGCAGGTGCAGATGAATTTATCCAAAAACTGCCGTTAAAATACGAAACCCTGGTAGGGGAAAGAGGAGGGACACTTTCAGGTGGTCAATGTCAGAGATTAGCGATCGCTCGCGCCCTTTTAGGTAATCCACGACTGTTAATTCTCGATGAAGCCACCAGTAGTTTAGATGCAGAGTCTGAAAGAATTATTCAAAGAAATTTAAATACTATTATCCGCGATCGCACTACCATTATTATTGCTCATCGTCTATCCACTATTCGCCAAGCCGACCTAATTTTAGTCTTAGATAAAGGGGTTTTAGTGGAAAAAGGTACACACACAGAACTAATGAACAAACAAGGACATTACTTCTATCTCAATCAACAACAGTTGGCAGTATCACAACAAGTTTAA
- a CDS encoding TPR domain protein — translation MVSKTKMIPVSQIIQQAKQEEKQGKIKTAIATHQEALSLYPSSAWAYYYLGEIYIAQANLSAAIDCYQQAIKYNPTVPQHYIKLGEIYFKQRQLNQALDYFKKAISLYPNCAWCYQNLAEIYAQLHKWLEAVTCYRQALKINPQEVLKYHNSLTIEPDDPKLIKVTNPIFIVGCGHSGTSIMLAILSNHPQFYGITYESALFKQSEAEIRATMQQWDEQCIAAGKKRWIEKTPPHIFQIKKFLLHRPQSQFIIMLRDGRDVVCSLKHRAEYKSFETRVDRWIYENLAGLPYWDHPNVTVVKYEDLVSNPEKTLEKVLSFLGEEYIGEVFNYHQQPKHWYHSEIAKPTTIETQNDHHQLRNWQINQPLFDGRGRWQTEMSISEQQKFQTIAQKYLRLFEYDAT, via the coding sequence ATGGTGAGTAAAACAAAAATGATACCCGTTTCCCAAATAATTCAACAAGCAAAGCAAGAAGAAAAACAAGGAAAAATAAAGACTGCGATCGCGACTCATCAAGAAGCTCTATCTTTATATCCTAGTTCTGCTTGGGCTTATTATTATTTAGGGGAAATATATATTGCACAAGCTAATTTATCAGCAGCTATTGATTGTTATCAGCAAGCTATAAAATATAATCCCACCGTGCCTCAGCATTATATTAAATTAGGAGAAATATATTTTAAACAACGTCAATTAAATCAAGCTCTAGATTACTTCAAGAAAGCTATATCTTTATATCCTAATTGTGCTTGGTGTTATCAGAATTTAGCGGAAATATATGCTCAATTACATAAGTGGTTAGAAGCAGTTACTTGTTATCGTCAAGCTCTAAAAATAAATCCCCAGGAAGTTTTAAAATATCATAACTCTTTAACCATAGAACCTGATGATCCTAAACTAATTAAAGTTACTAATCCTATTTTTATTGTAGGTTGTGGACATAGTGGAACTTCAATTATGTTAGCCATTCTTAGTAATCATCCTCAATTCTATGGGATTACTTATGAAAGTGCTTTATTTAAACAAAGCGAAGCCGAAATTAGAGCTACTATGCAACAGTGGGATGAGCAATGTATAGCAGCAGGAAAAAAACGTTGGATAGAAAAAACACCACCCCATATTTTTCAGATTAAAAAGTTTTTATTACATCGTCCCCAAAGCCAATTTATTATTATGTTGCGCGATGGTAGAGATGTAGTTTGCTCCCTAAAACATAGAGCAGAATATAAAAGTTTTGAGACGAGGGTAGATAGATGGATATATGAAAACTTAGCAGGATTACCCTATTGGGATCATCCCAACGTTACAGTAGTAAAATATGAAGATCTAGTTAGTAACCCAGAGAAAACCTTAGAAAAAGTCTTAAGTTTTTTAGGGGAAGAATATATAGGGGAAGTGTTCAACTATCACCAACAACCAAAGCATTGGTATCATTCAGAAATCGCCAAACCTACCACCATCGAAACCCAAAATGATCACCATCAGTTAAGAAATTGGCAAATCAATCAGCCCTTATTTGACGGTAGAGGTAGATGGCAAACCGAAATGAGTATAAGTGAACAACAAAAATTCCAAACTATAGCCCAAAAATACTTAAGACTGTTTGAATACGATGCTACATAA
- a CDS encoding glycosyl transferase family protein — MDEKSQKELDFWQKKIQSEGGKLKNSWYVDLFTNHFKIASGFYTDKKILDIGCGPRGTLEWANMASERIGLDHYADYYAQLAINSHQMQYVSAKAHSIPFDDNYFDVVSAFNVLEYIHDISAVLTEIFRVLKPGGIFLLLSDVGLDFQQKKSITTTTFAQLVGSDWEIIDVDYYEKKDNGIYKCLSQAIRYDQADTTKRGFIASVLAYKPSLVTQLTSQPKVSIIMPVQHEVAYLWQAIESVFKQTYTSYEIIVVDSSSDSIIGQRLKPYQDRIVYLAADNANHVAHLNDAIGQCRGELITFLDTNNFWVSNEQLAKQVADFEADTSLGLLYGGWQVVKGEEQARLNVEPWQKNPQLNIATWLQQQTVNLNALMIRRQWLEKVGNFNQELKIGYDLDLVLRLSLVGCPANWLQQIISSDRSELTTVEDKSAILNQFFARADLPKDIKEMESKIRYTSLVKVAWEQYYQGKPQGAIAYLAQSLKFSPYLRVETICNWIEQFVNLSRVDNVEFDVDAFSDLEEWKGLVM; from the coding sequence ATGGATGAAAAATCTCAGAAGGAATTGGATTTTTGGCAGAAGAAAATTCAATCGGAAGGTGGAAAACTTAAGAATTCTTGGTATGTGGATTTATTCACTAATCATTTTAAAATTGCTTCTGGTTTCTACACTGATAAGAAAATTCTGGATATCGGTTGTGGCCCTAGGGGAACTTTGGAATGGGCTAATATGGCTAGTGAACGTATAGGCTTGGATCATTATGCGGATTATTATGCTCAATTAGCAATTAATAGTCATCAGATGCAATATGTGTCTGCTAAGGCTCATTCTATACCTTTTGACGATAATTATTTTGATGTTGTATCTGCTTTTAATGTTTTGGAATATATTCATGATATTTCAGCAGTTTTAACGGAGATATTCCGCGTTTTGAAACCTGGGGGGATCTTTTTATTATTATCTGATGTTGGTTTGGATTTTCAGCAGAAAAAATCTATTACTACTACTACATTTGCTCAATTGGTAGGATCAGACTGGGAAATAATTGATGTTGATTATTATGAGAAAAAGGATAACGGCATCTATAAATGTCTCAGTCAAGCTATTAGATATGATCAAGCTGATACTACTAAGCGAGGTTTTATTGCGTCTGTTTTAGCTTATAAACCCAGTTTGGTTACACAGCTAACTTCTCAACCAAAAGTTAGTATTATTATGCCAGTACAACATGAGGTTGCTTATCTTTGGCAAGCAATTGAAAGTGTATTTAAGCAGACTTATACTAGTTATGAAATTATAGTTGTTGATAGTAGTTCGGATTCTATTATTGGGCAGCGTCTTAAACCTTATCAGGATCGGATTGTATATCTTGCTGCGGATAATGCCAATCATGTAGCCCATTTGAATGATGCTATAGGTCAGTGTCGAGGGGAATTAATTACTTTTCTCGATACAAATAACTTTTGGGTAAGTAATGAACAATTAGCAAAACAAGTAGCTGATTTTGAAGCTGATACAAGCTTAGGATTATTATATGGTGGTTGGCAGGTAGTTAAAGGTGAGGAGCAAGCTAGATTAAATGTTGAACCTTGGCAAAAAAACCCACAATTAAATATTGCAACCTGGCTACAACAACAAACTGTAAATTTAAATGCTTTGATGATTCGTCGCCAATGGTTAGAAAAGGTGGGTAATTTCAATCAAGAATTAAAGATTGGTTACGATTTAGATTTAGTTTTACGTTTGTCACTTGTAGGTTGCCCAGCCAATTGGTTACAACAAATTATTAGCAGCGATCGCTCTGAGTTAACTACGGTAGAAGATAAATCTGCTATTTTAAATCAGTTTTTTGCCCGTGCTGATCTACCCAAAGATATTAAGGAGATGGAATCTAAGATTAGATATACAAGCTTAGTAAAGGTTGCATGGGAGCAATATTATCAGGGTAAACCTCAAGGAGCGATCGCTTATTTAGCTCAATCTCTCAAGTTTTCTCCTTATCTGCGTGTAGAAACTATTTGTAATTGGATTGAACAATTTGTTAATTTGTCACGTGTGGATAATGTGGAATTTGATGTGGATGCTTTTAGTGACTTGGAGGAGTGGAAGGGATTAGTTATGTAG
- a CDS encoding glucosyltransferase: MKILSDILNDTYQTPAKISPYLPQAAPATPLVSVIIPVYNGAKYIQMALDSVLTQTYSNYEIIVIDDGSSDDTRMKLQGYKDKIRYIYQENQGSAAARNVGISLAKGELIAFLDADDYWSTPDKLTKQVAAFNEHPAWGCINTGWHLVDGENKHLKTVQPWHNAPKLDLETWLKRKCVRTSAMVFRKQWLESVGGFDEQLRQSHDVDLVLRLSLAGCETGWLEESTVCYRQHQHNTTNNSLKQATYVQAVLDKFFARGDLPHSISSQESSIRYYTLVWIAWYQYRAGNLEAMAQFLQKSLGFSPYLRVENIAHWLSSFRSFATDRGEDFNVDLLTDAANWRSLVATTLGIKIDPPLNPPAQLKPASLSNHQLNDPQLYYQLLETQPRNAFTYLKLGEYWQKQGENAKALVLYKMALLCQPKFPAATAKLQRIKRKPAQIKGFPAGLVLPPLRGEGNDYSFVEEKVREFVASNQPYTLAVSLIIPTYNRKQVLAKTLAAIAHQTYPQNLIEVIVADDGSTDGVEEVIRKYEKHIELIHVRQADRGYRLSAVRNLGIRAAKHDCLIVLDCDMLPDPNFVEAYMKYLHVSEEVALIGHRRFVCTDEITDDQILANINVAIDLPDISTSNEIWSNSNQEPTKDWRLKIYEQTDYLKEERYPFRAFVGATVAYSRKLVERVGYYDEDFQHWGEEDKEYGYRIYNAGYYFIPVLEAVGLHQEPPGGANENDRQGGKEITTKILEDKCPAGWYRKYEVNRVYQIPKVSIYIPSYNNGKFITECVDSVLNQTFTDLEVCICDDGSTDNTLEILEQNYANHPRVRWVAQNNAGIGKASNTAVKMCRGMYIGQVDSDDVLKPHAVETLVKYLDSHDVGCVYSGCERIDTHGNYLQDEFNWPEFSREKLLMTMIVHHFRMFRRRDWMRTSGFDETIANAVDYDMFLKLSEICDIYHINEMLYLRRIHGENTSVRNVGKQDINNNVVVTAALERMNLAKEWEVFSPDPQNPRKISFKRKI; encoded by the coding sequence GTGAAAATCTTAAGCGATATCCTCAACGATACCTATCAAACCCCTGCCAAAATAAGTCCATATTTACCCCAAGCTGCACCAGCCACCCCGTTAGTTAGTGTAATCATTCCTGTTTATAACGGTGCTAAATATATTCAGATGGCACTTGATAGTGTTTTGACTCAGACCTATAGTAATTATGAAATCATTGTTATTGATGATGGGTCGAGTGATGACACTCGCATGAAGTTACAGGGTTATAAGGATAAGATTCGCTACATCTATCAGGAAAATCAAGGGTCAGCAGCAGCCCGTAATGTCGGTATTAGCCTGGCGAAAGGGGAATTGATTGCTTTTTTAGATGCCGATGATTATTGGTCAACTCCAGATAAGTTAACTAAGCAGGTAGCAGCCTTTAATGAACATCCTGCTTGGGGTTGTATTAATACAGGTTGGCATCTGGTTGATGGTGAGAATAAACATCTTAAAACCGTGCAACCTTGGCACAACGCCCCAAAACTTGATTTGGAAACTTGGTTAAAGAGAAAATGTGTTCGCACCAGTGCAATGGTATTTCGTAAGCAATGGTTAGAATCAGTTGGGGGTTTTGATGAGCAGTTGCGACAATCCCATGATGTGGATTTGGTTTTACGCCTATCCTTAGCTGGGTGTGAGACTGGGTGGCTAGAGGAATCAACGGTTTGTTATCGACAGCATCAGCATAATACTACTAATAATAGTCTTAAACAGGCTACTTATGTGCAAGCGGTTTTAGATAAGTTTTTTGCTCGTGGTGATTTACCCCACTCGATTAGCTCTCAAGAATCGTCGATTCGCTATTATACTTTGGTCTGGATTGCTTGGTATCAATATCGTGCTGGTAATCTGGAGGCGATGGCGCAGTTTTTGCAGAAGTCTTTAGGTTTTAGTCCTTATTTACGAGTCGAAAATATAGCTCATTGGTTAAGTAGCTTTCGCAGTTTTGCTACTGATCGAGGGGAAGATTTTAATGTTGATCTTCTTACTGATGCTGCTAATTGGCGATCGCTAGTGGCGACTACTTTGGGTATTAAGATAGATCCTCCTTTGAATCCACCTGCGCAACTTAAACCCGCCTCTTTAAGTAATCATCAGCTTAATGATCCACAACTTTATTATCAACTGTTGGAAACTCAACCACGGAATGCTTTTACTTATTTGAAATTAGGGGAATATTGGCAAAAACAAGGAGAAAACGCCAAAGCCCTGGTTTTATATAAAATGGCTCTCCTTTGTCAACCTAAATTTCCCGCAGCTACTGCTAAGTTACAAAGAATTAAACGTAAGCCTGCACAAATTAAGGGATTTCCCGCAGGTTTGGTATTACCACCTTTAAGAGGGGAAGGTAATGATTATTCTTTTGTTGAGGAAAAAGTTAGGGAGTTTGTCGCCAGTAACCAACCTTATACTCTCGCCGTATCTTTAATCATTCCTACCTATAATCGTAAACAAGTTTTGGCTAAAACCTTAGCTGCGATCGCACACCAAACCTATCCTCAAAACCTGATAGAAGTTATAGTTGCTGATGATGGTAGTACTGATGGAGTTGAGGAAGTTATCCGTAAATATGAAAAACATATCGAACTGATTCATGTGCGCCAAGCGGATAGGGGTTACAGATTATCTGCTGTGCGTAACCTAGGGATTAGAGCAGCTAAACACGATTGTTTGATAGTTTTAGATTGCGATATGCTACCCGATCCTAACTTTGTCGAAGCTTATATGAAGTATCTACACGTTAGCGAGGAAGTTGCGTTAATAGGACATCGGCGATTTGTTTGCACAGATGAGATTACGGATGACCAAATTTTAGCCAATATTAATGTAGCGATTGATCTACCTGATATTTCTACTAGTAATGAAATTTGGAGCAATAGCAATCAAGAGCCTACCAAAGATTGGCGACTAAAAATCTACGAACAAACAGACTATCTTAAAGAAGAGAGATATCCTTTTAGAGCCTTTGTGGGGGCTACTGTTGCCTATTCTAGAAAACTAGTAGAGCGAGTAGGTTACTATGATGAGGATTTTCAACATTGGGGTGAGGAAGATAAGGAATATGGTTATCGCATTTATAATGCAGGATATTATTTTATTCCTGTTTTAGAAGCTGTCGGGTTACACCAAGAGCCTCCTGGGGGCGCGAATGAAAATGATCGTCAGGGAGGTAAGGAAATTACCACTAAGATCTTGGAAGATAAATGTCCTGCTGGATGGTATCGCAAGTATGAGGTAAATCGAGTTTATCAAATACCTAAAGTCTCAATTTATATTCCTTCCTACAATAATGGCAAGTTTATTACTGAGTGTGTTGATAGTGTTTTAAATCAAACATTTACGGATTTAGAAGTCTGTATTTGTGATGATGGCTCTACTGATAATACCTTAGAAATTTTAGAACAAAATTATGCTAATCATCCTCGTGTACGATGGGTAGCCCAAAATAATGCTGGAATAGGTAAAGCATCTAATACTGCTGTGAAAATGTGTCGCGGTATGTATATAGGACAAGTGGATTCTGATGATGTGCTAAAACCCCATGCGGTGGAAACTTTGGTTAAGTATTTAGATAGTCATGATGTTGGCTGTGTTTATAGTGGTTGTGAGAGAATTGATACCCACGGTAACTATCTACAAGACGAATTTAATTGGCCAGAATTTTCCCGTGAAAAGTTATTGATGACCATGATTGTCCATCATTTTCGGATGTTTAGAAGAAGAGACTGGATGAGAACATCTGGTTTTGATGAAACTATTGCTAATGCTGTTGACTATGATATGTTTCTCAAGCTAAGTGAGATTTGCGATATCTATCATATTAACGAAATGCTTTATTTACGCAGAATTCACGGCGAAAATACTTCTGTACGCAATGTTGGTAAACAGGATATTAATAATAATGTTGTTGTCACTGCTGCACTTGAGCGTATGAATCTGGCGAAGGAATGGGAAGTTTTTTCTCCTGATCCGCAAAATCCTCGCAAAATTTCTTTTAAACGCAAGATCTAG